In one Tripterygium wilfordii isolate XIE 37 chromosome 22, ASM1340144v1, whole genome shotgun sequence genomic region, the following are encoded:
- the LOC119991703 gene encoding uncharacterized protein LOC119991703 isoform X2: MANRPDSDNDDDFSQLYQEYTGPPGSTTTQDRSKPNKRSHAGSDEEEEQRDPNAVPTDFTSREARVWEAKSKATERNWKKRKEEEMICKICGESGHFTQGCPTTLGANRKSQDFFERVPAREKHVKALFPDKVIQRIENDVGCKIKMEEKFIIVSGRDRLVLAKGVDAVHKVIKEEGDQKNASSFQMSRSRSPAQSPSGGRFRRSESQRSHQRDPPHFQQRFGRQDKVAEDRDREDLRRFPRGSPQAYGNNGARGRSSHSKSPARPHYTGNSFDSYGGHNQSSGGYRTDGWDIERRNSNLPSRHQIEYSAIPQTLEDLELEYKREATELGRIHDKEEDEENKKHRETIRDMRESYMNKLATLREMHAKQWEEFLQVDAQRRQEEAGTQMSAPGFGGYKQHAYSDHDGSSVNNHYAGSSFSMDTRGRYPNSIDNYPSRTQNTYSDFQRPRREDLGKAYNRF; the protein is encoded by the exons ATGGCTAATAGACCGGATTCTGACAACGACGACGATTTCAGTCAGCTTTATCAAGAATATACTGGCCCTCCGGGGTCGACAACGACACAAGATAGGTCAAAGCCAAACAAGCGTTCGCATGCAGGTTCCGACGAGGAAGAGGAACAGCGGGACCCCAATGCGGTCCCCACAGATTTCACCAGCCGAGAAGCCAGAGTCTGGGAGGCAAAATCTAAAGCCACTGAGAGGAATTGgaagaagaggaaagaagagGAAATGATTTGCAAAATATGCGGAGAATCAGGTCACTTCACTCAG GGTTGTCCTACAACTCTTGGAGCAAACCGAAAGTCACAAGATTTCTTTGAAAGGGTACCTGCGAGGGAAAAGCATGTAAAGGCACTCTTCCCAGACAAAGTGATCCAGAGGATTGAAAATGACGTAGGCTGCAAAATAAAGATGGAGGAGAAGTTTATAATTGTCAGTGGTAGGGATAGGTTAGTTTTGGCCAAAGGTGTGGATGCTGTGCACAAAGTGATCAAGGAGGAGGGTGATCAAAAGAATGCATCTAGTTTTCAGATGAGCAGATCTAGGTCACCAGCGCAAAGCCCCAGTGGTGGACGATTTCGTCGATCTGAATCCCAAAGGTCTCATCAACGTGATCCACCTCATTTCCAACAAAGGTTTGGCAGACAAGATAAAGTTGCTGAAGACCGTGACCGTGAGGATCTTCGTAGATTCCCAAGGGGTTCTCCACAAG CTTATGGTAATAATGGAGCTAGAGGTCGTTCAAGCCACTCTAAATCTCCTGCACGTCCCCATTATACCGGGAACTCATTTGATTCATATGGTGGTCATAACCAGAGCTCAGGTGGTTATAGAACTGATGGGTGGGACATTGAAAGACGGAATTCAAATTTGCCATCTCGCCATCAAATTGAATACTCCGCCATCCCTCAGACCTTAGAAGATTTAGAGTTGGAGTATAAGCGAGAGGCAACAGAGCTCGGAAGAATTCATGacaaggaagaagatgaagagaataAGAAGCATCGCGAG ACTATCAGGGATATGAGAGAGAGTTACATGAATAAACTGGCTACCTTAAGGGAGATGCATGCAAAACAGTGGGAAGAGTTTCTTCAAGTTGATGCCCAAAGGCGTCAAGAAGAAGCAGGGACCCAAATGTCTGCTCCAGGTTTTGGTGGTTATAAACAGCATGCTTATTCTGACCACGACGGCTCCTCAGTTAATAATCATTATGCTGGTTCTagtttttctatggatacaAGGGGAAGATACCCGAATTCTATTGATAATTATCCTTCAAGGACTCAAAACACATACAGTGATTTCCAGCGTCCAAGGCGCGAGGATTTGGGGAAAGCTTACAACAGATTCTAG
- the LOC119991703 gene encoding uncharacterized protein LOC119991703 isoform X1, which produces MANRPDSDNDDDFSQLYQEYTGPPGSTTTQDRSKPNKRSHAGSDEEEEQRDPNAVPTDFTSREARVWEAKSKATERNWKKRKEEEMICKICGESGHFTQGCPTTLGANRKSQDFFERVPAREKHVKALFPDKVIQRIENDVGCKIKMEEKFIIVSGRDRLVLAKGVDAVHKVIKEEGDQKNASSFQMSRSRSPAQSPSGGRFRRSESQRSHQRDPPHFQQRFGRQDKVAEDRDREDLRRFPRGSPQARAYGNNGARGRSSHSKSPARPHYTGNSFDSYGGHNQSSGGYRTDGWDIERRNSNLPSRHQIEYSAIPQTLEDLELEYKREATELGRIHDKEEDEENKKHRETIRDMRESYMNKLATLREMHAKQWEEFLQVDAQRRQEEAGTQMSAPGFGGYKQHAYSDHDGSSVNNHYAGSSFSMDTRGRYPNSIDNYPSRTQNTYSDFQRPRREDLGKAYNRF; this is translated from the exons ATGGCTAATAGACCGGATTCTGACAACGACGACGATTTCAGTCAGCTTTATCAAGAATATACTGGCCCTCCGGGGTCGACAACGACACAAGATAGGTCAAAGCCAAACAAGCGTTCGCATGCAGGTTCCGACGAGGAAGAGGAACAGCGGGACCCCAATGCGGTCCCCACAGATTTCACCAGCCGAGAAGCCAGAGTCTGGGAGGCAAAATCTAAAGCCACTGAGAGGAATTGgaagaagaggaaagaagagGAAATGATTTGCAAAATATGCGGAGAATCAGGTCACTTCACTCAG GGTTGTCCTACAACTCTTGGAGCAAACCGAAAGTCACAAGATTTCTTTGAAAGGGTACCTGCGAGGGAAAAGCATGTAAAGGCACTCTTCCCAGACAAAGTGATCCAGAGGATTGAAAATGACGTAGGCTGCAAAATAAAGATGGAGGAGAAGTTTATAATTGTCAGTGGTAGGGATAGGTTAGTTTTGGCCAAAGGTGTGGATGCTGTGCACAAAGTGATCAAGGAGGAGGGTGATCAAAAGAATGCATCTAGTTTTCAGATGAGCAGATCTAGGTCACCAGCGCAAAGCCCCAGTGGTGGACGATTTCGTCGATCTGAATCCCAAAGGTCTCATCAACGTGATCCACCTCATTTCCAACAAAGGTTTGGCAGACAAGATAAAGTTGCTGAAGACCGTGACCGTGAGGATCTTCGTAGATTCCCAAGGGGTTCTCCACAAG CGAGAG CTTATGGTAATAATGGAGCTAGAGGTCGTTCAAGCCACTCTAAATCTCCTGCACGTCCCCATTATACCGGGAACTCATTTGATTCATATGGTGGTCATAACCAGAGCTCAGGTGGTTATAGAACTGATGGGTGGGACATTGAAAGACGGAATTCAAATTTGCCATCTCGCCATCAAATTGAATACTCCGCCATCCCTCAGACCTTAGAAGATTTAGAGTTGGAGTATAAGCGAGAGGCAACAGAGCTCGGAAGAATTCATGacaaggaagaagatgaagagaataAGAAGCATCGCGAG ACTATCAGGGATATGAGAGAGAGTTACATGAATAAACTGGCTACCTTAAGGGAGATGCATGCAAAACAGTGGGAAGAGTTTCTTCAAGTTGATGCCCAAAGGCGTCAAGAAGAAGCAGGGACCCAAATGTCTGCTCCAGGTTTTGGTGGTTATAAACAGCATGCTTATTCTGACCACGACGGCTCCTCAGTTAATAATCATTATGCTGGTTCTagtttttctatggatacaAGGGGAAGATACCCGAATTCTATTGATAATTATCCTTCAAGGACTCAAAACACATACAGTGATTTCCAGCGTCCAAGGCGCGAGGATTTGGGGAAAGCTTACAACAGATTCTAG
- the LOC119992212 gene encoding mannan endo-1,4-beta-mannosidase 2 encodes MMAGNGLLYPILGFASCVAFIYMSFGDLAAVNYRQQPELDFARRNGTHFVVDGRPLYVNGWNSYWLMGYAVEGHGRQKVSAMLRAGAQMGLTVCRTWAFNDGAYNALQISPGRFDEQVFKALDYVIAEARRHGIRLLLSLVNNLQAYGGKTQYVKWAWEEGIALSSSNDSFFFDPSIRKYFKHYVKTVLTRKNTLTGIEYRNDPAIFGWELINEPRCMSDASGDTLQEWIEEMSAFVKRIDKNHLLTVGLEGFYGPKNPKRLSVNPEQWASTLGSDFIRNSKIPNIDFASVHVYPDHWFQDQEFEDKLNFVSKWLLSHIEDGDSELKKPVMFTEYGLSTENKDFQPSKRDRFYKTILDIIYKSARQNWSGAGSLVWQFVAEGMEESHDSFAVVPWKDPSTFRLTVEQSCRLARIQGLNQQKVDLNNLCSLAKCSEKTCLQSK; translated from the exons aTGATGGCAGGCAACGGTCTTTTGTATCCAATTCTTGGTTTTGCTTCATGTGTGGCTTTCATTTACATGTCTTTTGGTGACTTGGCTGCTGTTAATTACCGTCAACAACCTGAGTTAGATTTTGCGAGAAGGAATGGGACTCATTTTGTGGTTGATGGTCGACCCTTATACGTCAATGGATGGAACTCTTACTGGTTGATGGGTTATGCTGTGGAGGGACATGGCAGACAAAAGGTTAGTGCAATGCTGAGAGCAGGGGCACAAATGGGTCTCACTGTTTGTCGAACTTGGGCCTTCAATGATGGTGCCTACAATGCCCTCCAGATTTCCCCTGGTCGATTCGATGAGCAAGTCTTCAAG GCCTTGGATTATGTCATTGCAGAAGCGAGACGACATGGTATCAGACTACTTTTAAGTTTAGTGAATAACTTGCAAGCATATGGTGGGAAGACTCAATATGTCAAGTGGGCATGGGAAGAGGGCATAGCTCTAAGCTCTTCAAATGACTCCTTCTTCTTCGATCCATCTATCCGCAAGTATTTCAAGCATTATGTCAAG ACTGTGCTGACCAGAAAGAACACCCTAACAGGAATTGAGTATAGGAATGATCCTGCCATCTTTGGGTGGGAATTGATAAATGAACCGCGGTGCATGTCTGATGCTTCAGGTGACACTCTTCAA GAATGGATTGAAGAAATGTCAGCTTTTGTGAAAAGAATTGACAAGAACCATCTGCTAACAGTGGGACTTGAAGGATTCTATGGTCCCAAGAACCCCAAGAGGCTATCTGTGAATCCAGAGCAGTGGGCGTCTACCCTTGGGTCTGATTTTATTCGTAACTCGAAGATACCTAACATTGATTTCGCCTCTGTGCATGTCTACCCAGATCATTG GTTTCAAGACCAGGAATTTGAGGACAAACTGAATTTTGTCTCTAAGTGGTTGCTTTCTCACATTGAAGATGGTGACAGCGAACTCAAGAAGCCCGTCATGTTTACTGAGTACGGATTGTCAACGGAAAACAAGGACTTCCAACCATCTAAACGAGACCGATTTTACAAAACCATTTTAGACATCATTTACAAATCTGCCAGGCAAAACTGGTCTGGCGCAGGCTCGTTAGTTTGGCAGTTTGTCGCTGAAGGAATGGAAGAGTCTCATGATAGTTTTGCCGTAGTTCCATGGAAAGATCCATCAACGTTTCGATTGACCGTCGAACAATCGTGCAGGTTGGCTAGAATCCAGGGATTAAATCAACAAAAAGTGGATCTTAACAATCTGTGTTCACTGGCAAAGTGTTCTGAAAAGACATGTTTGCAATCGAAATAG